TGCTCGTTGATCAGGGCGTACATGCGCAGGTGAAGCGCGCGCTCCAGCGCCCCCAGTCCGCCGTCGGCGGGTATGCCGAAGGTGGACATGATCCGTCGCGCTTCGGAGACCGAAAAGCGCTCCCAGGAGCGCTCATCCAGACGGATGGCCTCTTCCATGCCGTGCTTTTCCTCGGCGGCCAGGAACCAGCAGCCGTCATGGGCCAGCCAGTTGGCGGCGAACATGCGCAGGGCGCGCAGCAGGTCTTCACGGCTGAGTTCATCGTAGGCGGTCATGCTTGGTCCCTTCGTCCGAGGGCACAGATACGGCCCCGATTGCGGCGCATCAACGGTGATCCGTCGGAATTGACGGGCCGTTTGTCAAAACCACGGGCGGTCGGCTCAAGGGCTCGCGGCGGATTCCGTAGATTGCATGGACAACTGGGCGGTCGATCCCCACCCCGGAGGTGTCCTGTGTCCCTG
The nucleotide sequence above comes from bacterium. Encoded proteins:
- a CDS encoding DUF6125 family protein; the encoded protein is MTAYDELSREDLLRALRMFAANWLAHDGCWFLAAEEKHGMEEAIRLDERSWERFSVSEARRIMSTFGIPADGGLGALERALHLRMYALINEQHSEWSAGRKTLRFTMDRCRVQETRRQKGLPDFPCKSVGIIEFSNFARTIDPRIRTRCVHCPPEATDGKYCSWEFTIAV